In Mixta intestinalis, the following are encoded in one genomic region:
- the sppA gene encoding signal peptide peptidase SppA has protein sequence MRTVWRIIAGFFKWTWRVLNFVRDCILNLFFIFFLLVGIGIWQQVKNPGTQVDVPRGALKVDLSGVVVDKPSVSDKLSKIGRQLLGSGSDRLKENSLFDIVAAIRQAKTDDKITGIVLDLRNFAGADQPSLQYIGKALSEFRQSGKPIYASGDSYSQAQYYLASYADKIYLSPQGTVDLHGFATNTLYYKGLLDKLKVSSHVFRVGTYKSAVEPFLRNDMSPAAREADSRWVGELWQNYLNVVAANRKITPQQLFPGAQGLLQALQQTGGDTARYAKDRKLVDQLATRSETEQLLAKQFGWNKQGQDYNAISIYDYPLKDSNTQNGNVAVILATGAIMDGEETPGSVGSDTTAAQIRQARLDQNIKAIILRVNSPGGSVTASELIRQELAAARAAGKPIVVSMGGMAASGGYWISTPASYIVASPSTLTGSIGIFGVINTVENSLDAIGVHTDGVATSPLADITMTKALPPEVQQMMQLGIENGYHNFISLVAKARKKTPQQIDQIAQGHVWTGNDAKANGLVDALGDFDDAIAKAGELAKLKEVRLNWLTSEPALIDMLLGQMDASTRAMLPNALQAWLPAPMADVVSAMKKQPGLFDRFNDPQNRYAICLTCGEVR, from the coding sequence ATGCGCACGGTGTGGCGAATCATAGCAGGCTTTTTTAAATGGACGTGGCGGGTGCTGAACTTTGTTCGCGATTGCATCCTTAATTTATTCTTTATCTTTTTCTTACTGGTTGGCATCGGTATCTGGCAACAGGTAAAAAATCCCGGTACGCAGGTGGATGTACCGCGTGGCGCGCTGAAGGTCGATCTTTCCGGCGTGGTGGTCGATAAGCCGTCAGTCAGCGATAAACTGAGCAAAATAGGCCGGCAGCTGCTGGGCTCTGGCAGCGATCGCCTCAAGGAAAATTCGCTGTTTGATATCGTCGCCGCCATTCGGCAGGCCAAAACTGACGATAAAATCACCGGCATCGTACTGGACTTGCGTAATTTCGCCGGTGCCGATCAGCCCTCTCTGCAATATATCGGAAAGGCGCTGAGTGAATTCCGCCAGAGCGGTAAACCGATTTACGCCAGTGGCGACAGCTACAGCCAGGCGCAATACTATCTTGCCAGCTATGCCGATAAGATTTACCTCTCCCCTCAGGGCACGGTCGATCTGCACGGTTTTGCAACCAATACGCTTTATTACAAAGGACTGCTGGATAAGCTGAAAGTTAGCTCACACGTATTCCGGGTTGGCACGTATAAATCAGCGGTAGAGCCTTTCCTGCGTAATGATATGTCGCCCGCCGCGCGCGAAGCAGACAGCCGCTGGGTTGGCGAACTGTGGCAAAACTATCTGAACGTGGTTGCCGCTAATCGTAAGATTACGCCGCAGCAGCTTTTCCCCGGCGCACAGGGATTATTACAAGCCTTACAGCAAACGGGTGGAGATACAGCGCGCTACGCTAAAGATCGTAAGCTGGTCGATCAGCTGGCGACGCGTTCTGAAACCGAGCAGCTGCTGGCGAAGCAGTTCGGCTGGAACAAGCAGGGCCAGGATTATAACGCCATCAGCATCTACGACTATCCGCTTAAGGATAGCAACACACAGAACGGTAACGTCGCCGTCATTCTGGCAACGGGTGCCATTATGGATGGTGAAGAAACGCCAGGATCGGTAGGCAGCGATACTACTGCCGCACAGATTCGCCAGGCCCGACTCGATCAAAATATTAAGGCGATTATCCTGCGCGTTAACAGCCCCGGAGGCAGCGTTACCGCATCGGAATTGATTCGTCAGGAACTGGCAGCTGCGCGAGCGGCTGGCAAACCGATTGTGGTTTCGATGGGCGGCATGGCGGCGTCAGGCGGTTACTGGATCTCCACGCCAGCCAGCTATATCGTGGCCAGTCCTTCCACTCTTACCGGCTCCATCGGTATTTTCGGTGTGATCAACACGGTAGAAAACTCGCTGGATGCAATCGGCGTACATACTGACGGCGTAGCCACTTCGCCACTGGCCGATATAACTATGACCAAAGCGCTGCCGCCGGAAGTGCAGCAGATGATGCAGCTCGGCATCGAGAACGGCTATCACAATTTCATCAGCCTGGTGGCAAAAGCCCGGAAGAAAACGCCGCAGCAGATCGATCAGATTGCTCAGGGCCACGTCTGGACCGGCAACGATGCGAAGGCCAACGGGTTGGTTGATGCGCTGGGCGATTTTGATGACGCCATCGCAAAAGCCGGAGAGCTGGCGAAGCTGAAAGAGGTGCGTCTGAACTGGCTTACCAGCGAGCCCGCCTTGATCGATATGCTGTTGGGTCAGATGGATGCATCAACCCGCGCCATGCTGCCAAACGCCTTACAGGCCTGGCTTCCCGCCCCGATGGCCGACGTGGTTAGCGCGATGAAAAAACAACCGGGCCTGTTCGATCGCTTTAACGATCCGCAGAACCGCTACGCTATCTGCCTGACCTGCGGCGAAGTGCGTTAA
- the ansA gene encoding asparaginase: MQKKSIYVAYTGGTIGMQRSEQGYIPVSGHLQQQLAAMPEFHRAEMPDFTIHEYQPLIDSSDMTPQDWQVIAEDIQRNYALYDGFVILHGTDTMAFTASALSFMLENLAKPVIVTGSQIPLAELRSDGQQNLLNALFVAANYPIKEVTLFFNNTLYRGNRTTKAHADGFNAFASPNLPPLLEAGIHIRRLNTPAAPRGVGELLVHPITPQPIGVVTIYPGISADVVRNFLRQPVKALILRSYGVGNAPQNAEFLAELEAASARGIVVVNLTQCMSGKVNMGGYATGNALAHAGVISGFDMTVEATLTKLHYLLSQPLNSEEVRHLMQVNLRGELTPDEQQEQI, translated from the coding sequence ATGCAAAAGAAATCCATTTACGTTGCCTATACCGGTGGAACCATCGGTATGCAGCGCTCCGAGCAGGGCTATATTCCGGTTTCCGGCCATCTGCAACAGCAGCTGGCAGCGATGCCAGAGTTTCATCGTGCGGAAATGCCCGATTTTACGATTCATGAGTATCAGCCGCTGATTGACTCCTCCGATATGACACCGCAGGACTGGCAGGTTATCGCTGAAGATATCCAGCGCAACTATGCGCTGTATGATGGCTTTGTGATTTTGCATGGCACCGATACCATGGCTTTTACCGCCTCGGCACTCTCCTTTATGCTGGAAAATCTGGCGAAGCCGGTTATTGTGACCGGGTCACAGATACCGCTTGCCGAACTGCGCTCTGACGGACAGCAAAATCTGCTGAACGCGCTGTTTGTCGCCGCTAACTATCCGATTAAAGAAGTGACCCTGTTTTTTAATAACACGCTTTATCGCGGCAACCGCACCACTAAAGCCCATGCCGATGGCTTTAATGCTTTTGCCTCGCCTAATCTGCCGCCGCTGCTGGAAGCAGGCATACATATTCGTCGCCTGAATACGCCTGCCGCACCGCGTGGCGTGGGTGAATTGCTGGTGCATCCGATTACGCCTCAGCCCATTGGCGTGGTGACAATTTATCCGGGCATTTCCGCCGATGTGGTACGCAACTTTTTACGGCAGCCGGTGAAAGCGCTAATTTTGCGCTCTTACGGCGTGGGTAACGCCCCGCAAAACGCCGAGTTTCTCGCCGAACTGGAAGCAGCATCAGCGCGTGGCATCGTAGTGGTAAACCTGACGCAGTGTATGTCAGGTAAAGTGAATATGGGCGGTTACGCAACCGGCAACGCGCTGGCGCACGCTGGCGTTATCAGCGGCTTTGATATGACCGTTGAGGCAACGCTGACCAAGCTGCACTACCTGCTTAGCCAGCCGTTAAACAGCGAAGAGGTTCGCCACCTGATGCAGGTTAATCTGCGCGGTGAACTGACGCCCGATGAGCAACAGGAACAAATCTGA
- the pncA gene encoding bifunctional nicotinamidase/pyrazinamidase — protein sequence MTQALILIDLQNDFCPGGALAVADGDATIAVANRLAATFRQRGEPVIATQDWHPADHGSFASVSGEAVNTLGELNGLPQIWWPDHAIQQSWGAEFHPALQRDYIDVVFHKGEQRDIDSYSAFFDNGHRRQTGLDAWLRQRGINQLVMMGLATDYCVKFSVLDALRLGYGVEVVVAGCRGVNLQPQDSERALEEMAANGALIRY from the coding sequence ATGACGCAGGCATTGATTTTAATCGACCTACAGAATGACTTTTGCCCGGGCGGCGCGCTGGCCGTTGCTGACGGTGATGCCACTATCGCCGTCGCCAATCGCCTGGCAGCGACATTCCGGCAACGTGGCGAACCGGTTATCGCCACTCAGGACTGGCATCCCGCCGATCATGGTAGCTTCGCTTCGGTTTCTGGCGAGGCGGTTAATACGCTCGGCGAGCTGAACGGTCTGCCGCAGATCTGGTGGCCCGACCATGCGATCCAGCAGAGCTGGGGGGCTGAATTTCATCCAGCGCTACAGCGTGACTATATTGATGTGGTATTTCATAAGGGCGAGCAGCGCGATATCGACAGCTATAGTGCCTTCTTTGATAACGGTCACCGACGCCAAACGGGGCTGGACGCCTGGCTACGCCAGCGTGGCATTAATCAGCTGGTGATGATGGGGCTGGCAACGGATTACTGCGTTAAATTCAGCGTGCTGGATGCGTTGCGGCTGGGCTATGGCGTAGAAGTGGTGGTTGCAGGCTGCCGCGGCGTTAATCTACAGCCACAGGACAGCGAACGGGCGCTGGAGGAGATGGCAGCTAACGGCGCACTTATTCGTTATTAA
- a CDS encoding YeaC family protein gives MKSELEAIIAGMTPELYQRLVLAVETGKWPDGVALSEEQKEHCMQLVMLWQSRHNQQPQHMSIGQGGELVTRSKRELKEEFGISDNVTRITLQ, from the coding sequence ATGAAATCTGAACTTGAGGCGATTATTGCTGGCATGACGCCGGAACTGTATCAGCGTCTGGTACTGGCGGTTGAAACCGGTAAATGGCCCGATGGCGTGGCGCTTTCTGAAGAGCAAAAAGAGCATTGTATGCAGTTGGTTATGCTGTGGCAGTCGCGCCATAATCAGCAGCCGCAGCATATGAGCATCGGGCAGGGCGGTGAGCTGGTAACACGTTCAAAACGTGAACTGAAAGAAGAGTTCGGTATCAGTGACAACGTCACGCGCATTACGCTACAGTAA
- the msrB gene encoding peptide-methionine (R)-S-oxide reductase MsrB has translation MAKELNDRTPDNQLSEMQRYVTQQRGTEPPFSGALLHNKAEGIYHCLICNAPLFLSESKYDSGCGWPSFYQPYSEEAIRYLEDNSHGMQRIEIRCGSCDAHLGHVFPDGPQPTGERYCVNSASLSFSDNDGKQTRG, from the coding sequence ATGGCTAAAGAATTGAACGATCGTACGCCTGATAACCAGCTCAGTGAGATGCAGCGCTATGTTACTCAGCAGCGCGGTACCGAACCTCCGTTCAGCGGTGCGCTGTTGCACAACAAAGCAGAGGGGATTTATCACTGTCTGATCTGTAATGCGCCGCTGTTTTTATCGGAAAGTAAGTATGATTCCGGCTGCGGCTGGCCCAGCTTCTATCAGCCTTACAGCGAGGAGGCGATCCGTTATCTGGAGGATAATTCACACGGTATGCAGCGCATTGAGATTCGCTGCGGTAGCTGTGATGCCCATTTGGGGCACGTTTTTCCCGATGGCCCACAGCCGACCGGTGAACGTTACTGCGTGAACTCTGCATCGCTAAGCTTTAGTGATAACGACGGCAAACAGACGCGAGGCTAA
- the gapA gene encoding glyceraldehyde-3-phosphate dehydrogenase yields the protein MTIKVGINGFGRIGRIVFRAAQQRSDIEIVAINDLLDAEYMAYMLKYDSTHGRFDGTVEVQDGALIVNGKKIRVTSERDPANLKWDEVGVDVVAEATGIFLTDETARKHITAGAKKVVMTGPSKDSTPMFVRGANFDKYAGQDIVSNASCTTNCLAPLAKVINDKFGIVEGLMTTVHATTATQKTVDGPSHKDWRGGRGASQNIIPSSTGAAKAVGKVLPELNGKLTGMAFRVPTPNVSVVDLTVRLAKPASYTEICEAVKAASEGDMKGVLGYTEDAVVSTDFNGETLTSVFDASAGIALNDNFVKLVSWYDNETGYSHKVLDLIALVASK from the coding sequence ATGACTATCAAAGTAGGTATTAACGGTTTTGGTCGTATCGGTCGTATCGTTTTCCGTGCTGCGCAGCAGCGTTCAGACATCGAAATCGTTGCTATCAACGACCTGCTGGACGCGGAATACATGGCGTACATGCTGAAATATGACTCAACGCACGGCCGTTTCGATGGCACCGTTGAAGTGCAAGACGGCGCGCTGATCGTAAACGGCAAAAAAATCCGTGTTACCTCTGAAAGAGACCCGGCTAACCTGAAATGGGACGAAGTCGGTGTTGACGTGGTAGCAGAAGCAACCGGTATCTTCCTGACTGACGAAACCGCGCGTAAACACATCACTGCTGGTGCGAAAAAAGTGGTTATGACCGGTCCGTCCAAAGACAGCACTCCGATGTTTGTTCGCGGTGCCAACTTTGACAAATATGCTGGCCAGGATATCGTTTCTAACGCATCCTGCACCACCAACTGCCTGGCTCCGCTGGCTAAAGTTATCAACGACAAATTCGGTATCGTTGAAGGTCTGATGACCACCGTTCACGCTACCACCGCTACTCAGAAAACCGTTGATGGCCCGTCTCACAAAGACTGGCGCGGCGGCCGCGGCGCATCCCAGAACATCATCCCGTCCTCTACCGGTGCTGCTAAAGCAGTAGGTAAAGTACTGCCGGAACTGAACGGTAAACTGACCGGTATGGCGTTCCGCGTTCCGACTCCGAACGTATCTGTAGTTGACCTGACTGTACGTCTGGCTAAACCGGCTTCTTACACTGAAATCTGTGAAGCTGTTAAAGCCGCTTCTGAAGGCGACATGAAAGGCGTTCTGGGCTACACCGAAGACGCAGTGGTTTCTACCGATTTCAACGGCGAAACCCTGACTTCTGTATTCGATGCCAGCGCAGGTATCGCTCTGAACGACAACTTCGTGAAACTGGTTTCCTGGTATGATAACGAAACCGGCTACTCTCACAAAGTTCTGGATCTGATCGCACTGGTTGCTTCTAAATAA
- a CDS encoding D-hexose-6-phosphate mutarotase, translating into MTEKLFSLPVVDQISPYLSLRQIGELPVLVVNHPKVRAAVTLQGAQLIAWQPNGEKPVIWLSEKTAFSNGKAIRGGVPICWPWFGPAGKPGHGFARVQPWTLSAHDENEENVLLTLVLESNEQTKALWPHDFTLFARFRLGERCEIELEAHGDYQATCALHSYFCVADITEVEVSGLGNPYIDKVKDGEPGTSADGKQRYTQRVDRIYTQPDDCSLIHDRQGQRVIEVYHHHHSDVVTWNPGVELSCSMDDMANEGYKTMVCVETARINRPMKSTVEQPARLATTFRVRNKR; encoded by the coding sequence ATGACCGAAAAACTGTTTTCTCTTCCCGTGGTTGATCAGATCTCCCCTTACCTGAGCCTGCGTCAGATTGGCGAACTGCCGGTACTGGTGGTTAACCATCCGAAAGTGCGCGCCGCCGTTACCCTACAGGGCGCCCAGCTTATTGCCTGGCAGCCTAACGGAGAAAAGCCGGTTATCTGGCTGAGCGAGAAAACAGCCTTCAGCAACGGCAAAGCGATTCGCGGTGGCGTACCAATATGCTGGCCGTGGTTTGGTCCGGCAGGCAAACCGGGACACGGCTTTGCACGCGTGCAGCCCTGGACGCTTTCCGCGCATGATGAGAATGAAGAGAATGTATTGCTGACGCTGGTGCTGGAAAGCAATGAACAAACCAAAGCGCTGTGGCCACATGATTTCACGCTGTTTGCCCGTTTTCGCCTGGGCGAACGCTGTGAAATTGAACTGGAAGCCCATGGCGATTACCAGGCTACCTGCGCCCTGCACAGCTACTTCTGCGTTGCCGATATCACCGAAGTAGAAGTTAGCGGCCTGGGCAATCCTTATATTGATAAGGTTAAGGATGGCGAACCGGGCACCTCCGCTGACGGCAAACAGCGCTATACGCAGCGAGTCGATCGCATCTATACCCAGCCGGACGATTGCAGCCTGATTCACGATCGGCAGGGACAGCGCGTTATCGAGGTTTACCATCACCATCACAGCGATGTGGTAACCTGGAACCCTGGCGTGGAGCTCTCATGCAGCATGGACGATATGGCGAACGAAGGCTATAAAACCATGGTTTGTGTGGAAACCGCACGGATTAACCGGCCAATGAAAAGCACCGTTGAGCAACCTGCCCGCCTTGCCACCACCTTCCGCGTACGGAATAAGCGTTAA
- a CDS encoding aldo/keto reductase has protein sequence MSRTVKFTDELSLPAIGQGTWYMGEHASHRRYEVAALQAGLDCGLTLIDTAEMYAEGGAECIVGEALQGRRDRACLVSKFYPWNAGVVDAIEACERSLKRLQTDYLDIYLLHWRGNVPLEETIRAMETLQQQGKIRRWGVSNFDIDDMRDLWQEPGGSACVTNQVLYHLASRGIEFDLLPACREQHLPVMAYCPLAQAGRLRRDLMTNPELQDIARQLGISVAQLLLAWVIRQPGVMAIPKASSVTHVQENAAALTVSLNDEHLARMDAVFPPPQSKQPLDVV, from the coding sequence ATGAGCAGAACCGTAAAATTTACTGACGAGCTGAGCCTGCCCGCTATCGGTCAGGGAACCTGGTATATGGGTGAACATGCGAGCCACCGTCGCTATGAAGTTGCCGCTTTACAGGCGGGTCTTGACTGTGGCCTGACGTTGATCGACACGGCGGAAATGTATGCGGAGGGCGGGGCGGAGTGCATCGTCGGTGAGGCGCTACAGGGAAGACGCGATCGCGCCTGCCTGGTATCAAAATTTTATCCGTGGAACGCGGGTGTGGTGGATGCCATCGAGGCGTGCGAACGCAGTCTGAAGCGGTTACAAACTGACTATCTTGATATTTATCTGCTGCACTGGCGCGGTAATGTTCCGCTGGAGGAAACTATCCGGGCGATGGAAACGTTGCAGCAGCAGGGTAAGATCCGTCGCTGGGGCGTTTCAAACTTTGATATCGATGATATGCGCGATCTGTGGCAGGAACCGGGCGGCAGCGCCTGCGTGACCAATCAGGTCCTTTATCATCTGGCTTCACGCGGCATTGAGTTCGATCTACTGCCAGCCTGTCGTGAGCAGCATCTTCCGGTGATGGCTTACTGCCCGCTGGCGCAGGCGGGGCGGCTGCGACGCGATCTGATGACGAATCCCGAATTACAGGATATTGCCCGTCAGCTGGGTATCAGCGTGGCGCAGTTGCTGCTGGCATGGGTGATAAGGCAGCCGGGCGTTATGGCGATTCCGAAAGCCAGCAGCGTGACTCACGTGCAGGAAAATGCGGCAGCACTGACGGTCAGCTTAAACGATGAGCATCTGGCTCGTATGGATGCTGTTTTTCCGCCACCGCAAAGTAAACAGCCGTTGGATGTGGTTTAA
- a CDS encoding MipA/OmpV family protein encodes MNQFKISALALLLPICGFAYAEEAHPLTVGASVIYAQSPYKGGQDRYIPLPVINYEGDRFWLRTLQGGYYLWKDQQDQLSLTLAGSAQRYDSSDNDLGAMKGLDKRRMTLMGGVEYRHIADWGMVRTNLLGDVLDKSDGIVWDLTYLYRFDFGDFSVTPGIGATWSSANQNRYYYGVSGHESARTGISRYRPDDSWSPYVELSANYRLGERWNAGIYTRYTRLADEVKDSPMVDNNSQLTVWTGISYSF; translated from the coding sequence GTGAACCAATTCAAAATTAGCGCGCTTGCTCTGTTATTACCAATATGTGGTTTTGCATATGCAGAAGAGGCACATCCGCTGACGGTAGGGGCATCGGTAATCTATGCACAAAGCCCTTACAAAGGCGGTCAGGATCGTTACATACCGCTTCCGGTCATCAACTATGAAGGTGACCGCTTCTGGCTGCGTACTTTGCAGGGCGGATACTATCTGTGGAAAGACCAGCAGGATCAGCTTTCACTGACGTTAGCCGGTTCAGCGCAGCGTTACGATTCCAGCGATAACGATCTCGGCGCGATGAAAGGTCTGGATAAACGTCGCATGACCTTAATGGGCGGCGTTGAGTATCGTCATATTGCTGACTGGGGAATGGTGCGCACCAATCTGCTGGGCGATGTGCTGGATAAGAGCGACGGCATCGTCTGGGATCTGACCTACCTTTATCGTTTCGATTTTGGTGATTTCAGCGTGACGCCAGGAATTGGGGCTACCTGGAGCAGTGCTAACCAGAACCGCTATTACTACGGGGTTTCCGGTCATGAATCGGCGCGTACCGGCATCAGCCGCTATCGTCCTGATGACAGCTGGAGCCCTTACGTCGAACTGAGCGCAAATTATCGTCTTGGTGAGCGCTGGAATGCGGGCATCTATACGCGTTATACCCGCCTGGCCGATGAAGTTAAAGACAGCCCGATGGTGGATAATAACTCTCAGCTAACGGTCTGGACCGGTATTAGCTACAGCTTCTGA
- the yeaG gene encoding protein kinase YeaG: MNIFDHYRQRYEAAKDEEFTLQEFLTTCKQDRSAYANAAERLLMAIGEPVMVDTAQEPRLSRLFSNRVIARYPAFEEFYGMEEAIEQIVSYLKHAAQGLEEKKQILYLLGPVGGGKSSLAERLKSLMQRVPIYVLSADGERSPVNDHPLCLFNPQEDANILEKECGVPRRYLGTIMSPWAAKRLHEFGGDITRFKVVKVWPSILEQLAIAKTEPGDENNQDISALVGKVDIRKLENHAQNDPDAYGYSGALCRANQGIMEFVEMFKAPIKVLHPLLTATQEGNYNGTEGISALPFNGIILAHSNESEWVQFRNNKNNEAFLDRVYIVKVPYCLRVSEEIKIYEKLLNHSELTHAPCAPGTLETLARFSILSRLKEPENSSIYSKMRVYDGESLKDTDPKAKSYQEYRDYAGVDEGMNGLSTRFAFKILSRVFNFDHTEVAANPVHLFYVLEQQIEREQFPQELAEKYLEFLKGYLIPKYAEFIGKEIQTAYLESYSEYGQNIFDRYVTYADFWIQDQEYRDPDTGQLFDREALNAELEKIEKPAGISNPKDFRNEIVNFVLRARAQNNGRNPNWTSYEKLRTVIEKKMFSNTEELLPVISFNAKTSTDEQKKHDDFVDRMMEKGYTRKQVRLLCEWYLRVRKSS, encoded by the coding sequence ATGAATATATTCGATCACTATCGTCAGCGTTATGAAGCTGCCAAGGACGAAGAGTTCACACTGCAGGAATTCCTGACCACCTGTAAACAGGATCGCAGTGCATACGCCAACGCGGCAGAAAGACTATTGATGGCTATTGGTGAGCCAGTAATGGTGGATACTGCCCAGGAGCCTCGCCTTTCCCGACTGTTCTCAAACCGCGTTATTGCGCGCTATCCAGCCTTTGAAGAGTTTTATGGGATGGAGGAAGCCATTGAGCAAATCGTTTCCTACCTGAAACACGCGGCTCAGGGGCTGGAAGAGAAGAAACAGATCCTTTACCTGTTAGGCCCGGTAGGCGGCGGGAAATCGTCGCTGGCCGAAAGGTTGAAATCGCTGATGCAGCGCGTGCCGATTTATGTGCTTAGCGCTGACGGCGAACGCAGTCCGGTAAACGATCATCCGCTGTGCCTGTTTAACCCGCAGGAAGATGCCAATATCCTTGAGAAAGAGTGCGGCGTACCGCGCCGCTATCTCGGTACGATTATGTCACCCTGGGCGGCCAAGCGGCTGCATGAGTTCGGCGGCGACATTACCCGTTTTAAAGTGGTCAAGGTCTGGCCTTCTATCCTCGAACAGCTGGCGATTGCCAAAACCGAACCGGGTGATGAAAACAACCAGGACATCTCCGCGCTGGTGGGTAAAGTAGATATCCGCAAGCTGGAAAACCACGCCCAGAACGATCCCGACGCCTACGGCTACTCCGGCGCGCTCTGCCGCGCTAACCAGGGGATTATGGAATTCGTCGAGATGTTCAAAGCGCCAATCAAGGTGCTGCATCCCCTGCTGACCGCCACGCAGGAGGGTAACTATAACGGCACCGAAGGGATCTCCGCGCTGCCCTTCAACGGCATTATTCTGGCGCACTCCAACGAATCGGAATGGGTACAGTTCCGTAATAACAAAAACAACGAGGCGTTCCTTGACCGTGTTTATATCGTCAAGGTGCCTTACTGCCTGCGCGTATCGGAAGAGATCAAAATCTATGAGAAGCTGCTTAACCACAGTGAGCTGACCCATGCGCCCTGCGCACCCGGCACGCTGGAAACGCTGGCGCGCTTCTCTATCCTTTCACGGCTGAAAGAGCCAGAAAACTCCAGCATCTATTCCAAGATGCGGGTTTACGATGGCGAAAGCCTGAAGGATACCGATCCGAAGGCAAAATCGTATCAGGAATATCGCGACTACGCTGGCGTTGACGAAGGCATGAACGGCCTTTCGACCCGCTTTGCCTTTAAAATTCTGTCACGCGTGTTCAACTTCGATCATACCGAAGTGGCGGCAAACCCGGTGCATCTGTTCTATGTGCTGGAGCAGCAGATTGAACGCGAGCAGTTCCCGCAGGAGCTGGCGGAAAAGTACCTTGAGTTTTTAAAAGGCTATTTAATTCCAAAATATGCGGAGTTTATCGGCAAAGAAATTCAGACCGCCTATCTGGAATCCTATTCCGAGTACGGTCAGAACATCTTCGATCGTTATGTCACCTACGCCGATTTCTGGATTCAGGACCAGGAGTACCGCGATCCCGATACCGGACAGTTGTTCGATCGTGAAGCACTGAATGCCGAACTGGAAAAAATTGAAAAACCCGCCGGCATCAGCAATCCGAAGGATTTCCGTAATGAGATCGTCAACTTTGTATTGCGTGCCCGTGCACAAAACAATGGTCGTAACCCTAACTGGACCAGCTATGAGAAGCTGCGCACGGTAATTGAGAAGAAAATGTTCTCTAACACCGAAGAACTGCTGCCGGTTATCTCGTTTAACGCGAAAACATCTACCGACGAGCAGAAGAAACATGACGATTTTGTCGACCGCATGATGGAGAAAGGCTATACCCGCAAGCAGGTTCGTCTGCTGTGCGAATGGTATCTGCGCGTACGCAAATCATCTTGA